The Rhizobium sp. BT03 genome has a window encoding:
- a CDS encoding septal ring lytic transglycosylase RlpA family protein has product MKLGYGAVSFATTARWLAVSAMCATVAACGTTQAVPKKKAHGKEYFSESEYGVKASPRVATGNNIPKGGGRYIVGNPYEVKGKWYYPKEDFAYNKVGVASWYGSAFHGRLTANGEVYDQMHLSAAHPTFPLPSYARVTNLESGSSVIVRVNDRGPYHEGRIIDLSNKTADMLDLQHSGTGKVRVQYVGRARMDGHDMPYLMASYVPKGSRIPGVNPEGQIATGVMVASNSRKITRDQLQSSDDYETPANVPVPMSATSYAGSTPSARYNAAAAPAPGAHVLVAPAAPSASNAPQTFGQMVVLPEIGPMPYERPLGSLALGYQNEDVKTVTVNLAFDAVMVRNDGLTQESILASAKRHQAKFAAR; this is encoded by the coding sequence ATGAAATTGGGATACGGGGCGGTGTCTTTCGCAACCACAGCGCGGTGGCTGGCGGTATCGGCGATGTGTGCGACGGTTGCAGCGTGCGGCACGACGCAGGCGGTGCCGAAGAAGAAAGCCCACGGCAAAGAATATTTCTCCGAATCCGAATATGGCGTGAAGGCGAGCCCGCGGGTCGCCACCGGCAACAATATCCCCAAGGGCGGCGGGCGTTATATCGTCGGCAATCCTTACGAGGTGAAGGGCAAGTGGTATTATCCGAAGGAAGATTTCGCCTATAACAAGGTCGGCGTCGCCTCCTGGTACGGCTCGGCCTTTCATGGTCGCCTGACGGCGAACGGCGAAGTCTACGATCAGATGCATCTTTCCGCCGCCCATCCGACATTCCCGCTGCCGAGCTATGCGCGTGTCACCAATCTCGAAAGCGGTTCTTCGGTCATCGTGCGCGTCAACGATCGCGGCCCCTATCACGAAGGCCGCATCATCGACCTTTCGAACAAGACGGCCGATATGCTCGATCTGCAGCACAGCGGCACCGGTAAGGTGCGCGTGCAATATGTCGGCCGCGCCCGCATGGACGGCCACGACATGCCCTATCTGATGGCCTCTTACGTGCCGAAGGGCAGCCGCATTCCCGGCGTCAATCCGGAAGGCCAGATCGCAACCGGCGTGATGGTCGCCTCCAACAGCCGCAAGATCACCCGCGACCAGCTGCAGAGTTCGGACGATTACGAAACGCCGGCCAACGTGCCCGTCCCGATGTCGGCGACCTCCTATGCCGGCTCGACGCCGAGCGCACGCTATAATGCGGCAGCTGCTCCTGCTCCGGGCGCTCATGTCCTGGTGGCGCCGGCGGCACCGTCCGCCAGCAATGCCCCGCAGACCTTCGGCCAGATGGTCGTGCTGCCTGAGATCGGTCCCATGCCTTATGAACGGCCGCTGGGCTCGCTCGCGCTCGGTTACCAGAACGAGGACGTGAAGACGGTGACCGTTAATCTTGCCTTTGATGCGGTGATGGTGCGCAATGACGGGCTGACGCAGGAGTCGATCCTTGCCTCGGCCAAGCGTCATCAGGCCAAATTCGCCGCGCGCTGA
- a CDS encoding GYD domain-containing protein — MAMYLTRFSYTPETWARMIENPEDRREAARHYIESVGGKLHGFWYAFGEHDGWNLWEAPDNVSMAAVALAIGAGGAISSMETTVLLSIEDTIEALGKAKSVRYRPPAA, encoded by the coding sequence ATGGCCATGTATCTCACGCGCTTCAGCTACACGCCCGAAACATGGGCGCGCATGATCGAAAACCCCGAGGATCGCCGGGAGGCGGCCCGTCATTACATTGAATCGGTGGGCGGAAAGCTCCATGGGTTCTGGTATGCCTTTGGCGAGCATGATGGTTGGAACCTCTGGGAGGCGCCCGATAACGTCTCGATGGCGGCTGTCGCGCTTGCTATCGGGGCGGGAGGGGCAATCAGCTCCATGGAAACCACTGTCCTGCTCAGCATCGAGGATACGATCGAAGCCTTGGGAAAGGCGAAGTCGGTTCGGTATCGCCCACCGGCAGCATAG
- a CDS encoding D-alanyl-D-alanine carboxypeptidase family protein, with translation MLKPVLRLLERFRFSSKRRTALNSCFAEIPDTKPLRTFAGIALGLLPLTTGALAADSGAAGFATKAAQAYMIEAATGTVLLAKNEDQGFSPASLAKLMTMDLVFDAVTKGQITFDTEYPVSEYAWRTGGAPSRTATMFASLKSRVRVEDLIKGIAIQGANDSCIILAEGMAGSEQQFAVSMTRRARELGMATAEFGNSTGLPDGKSKVTAREMVTLATVLQQSYPNLYPYFAQPDFEWNKIFQRNRNPLLGLDLGADGLATGFTEGEGYSIVASVERDGRRLFLALAGIASDKERTEEAKRVLEWGLTAFENRQIFADKEVIGAASVYGGTARTVDLVAKAPVSVYIPISNPDRLSARIIYRWPLTAPVQPDTQAGTLRIFAGSRLLREVPLYTVQAVGEGSLSSRAVDAMLELGESLFFSWLWDKSAPG, from the coding sequence ATGCTGAAGCCTGTGCTTCGCCTGTTAGAGCGGTTCCGCTTCTCATCGAAGCGCAGAACCGCTTTAAATTCTTGTTTCGCCGAAATTCCGGACACAAAACCGCTACGCACTTTTGCTGGAATTGCTTTGGGCCTCCTGCCGTTGACCACCGGGGCGCTTGCTGCCGATAGCGGGGCCGCCGGTTTCGCCACCAAAGCGGCGCAGGCCTATATGATCGAGGCCGCCACCGGCACCGTGCTTCTCGCCAAGAACGAGGACCAGGGCTTTTCGCCGGCTTCGCTCGCCAAGCTGATGACGATGGATCTCGTCTTCGATGCGGTGACGAAGGGCCAGATCACCTTCGATACCGAATATCCCGTTTCCGAATATGCCTGGAGAACCGGCGGCGCGCCGTCGCGGACTGCAACGATGTTTGCCAGCCTCAAATCGCGCGTGCGCGTCGAGGATCTGATCAAGGGCATCGCCATCCAGGGCGCCAATGACAGCTGCATCATCCTTGCCGAAGGCATGGCCGGAAGCGAGCAGCAATTTGCCGTGTCAATGACGCGGCGCGCCCGTGAACTCGGCATGGCGACGGCCGAGTTCGGCAATTCCACCGGGCTTCCGGATGGGAAGAGTAAGGTGACGGCGCGCGAGATGGTGACGCTGGCCACGGTCCTGCAGCAGTCCTATCCGAACCTCTATCCCTATTTCGCGCAGCCGGATTTCGAGTGGAACAAGATCTTCCAACGTAACCGCAATCCGCTGCTCGGGCTCGATCTCGGCGCCGACGGGCTGGCCACCGGCTTTACCGAGGGCGAGGGCTATTCGATCGTCGCCTCGGTCGAGCGGGACGGCAGGCGGCTGTTTCTGGCGCTTGCCGGCATCGCTTCCGACAAGGAGCGGACGGAGGAGGCCAAGCGAGTGCTCGAATGGGGGCTGACGGCCTTCGAGAACCGGCAGATCTTCGCCGACAAGGAGGTGATCGGCGCCGCCAGCGTCTATGGCGGGACGGCACGCACCGTTGATCTCGTGGCCAAAGCGCCGGTCAGCGTCTATATTCCGATCAGCAATCCCGACCGGCTGTCGGCGCGCATCATCTATCGCTGGCCGCTGACGGCGCCGGTGCAGCCGGATACCCAGGCAGGTACGCTCAGGATTTTCGCGGGCAGCCGGCTGCTCAGGGAAGTGCCGCTCTATACCGTGCAGGCGGTCGGCGAGGGTTCGCTCAGCAGCCGGGCTGTTGACGCTATGCTGGAACTCGGCGAATCGCTGTTCTTCTCCTGGCTCTGGGACAAGTCCGCGCCCGGCTGA
- a CDS encoding quinone oxidoreductase: protein MTRHYSETVAALVFKGLTAEYLIHRCVPVGKDDTVLFHAAAGGVGSIATQWLKHLGATVIGTVGSEEKAAIARANGCDHAIVHTSEDFKARIAEITGGKGVHVVYDSVGADTFARSLDCLRPRGTLVSFGEASGPVPPLNVASLGAKGSLFVTRPSIAHYTADRSEYEAAARNLFAAIEAGIVKAPNVSKYRLGEAAKAHEDMEARRTRGSIILIP, encoded by the coding sequence TTGACGAGACATTACAGCGAGACGGTCGCCGCCCTGGTTTTCAAGGGGCTGACGGCCGAATATCTGATCCATCGCTGCGTGCCGGTCGGCAAGGATGACACCGTCCTTTTCCATGCCGCGGCAGGCGGTGTCGGCTCGATCGCCACCCAATGGCTGAAGCATCTCGGCGCCACCGTGATCGGCACAGTCGGCTCGGAGGAAAAGGCCGCAATCGCGCGGGCAAATGGCTGCGACCACGCGATCGTCCATACCAGCGAAGATTTCAAAGCCCGCATTGCCGAGATCACCGGCGGCAAGGGCGTGCACGTCGTCTACGACTCCGTCGGCGCCGATACCTTCGCCAGATCCCTGGATTGCCTGCGCCCGCGCGGCACGCTTGTCAGCTTCGGGGAAGCCTCCGGCCCCGTGCCGCCCTTGAATGTTGCGTCGCTCGGCGCAAAGGGATCGCTGTTCGTCACCCGTCCGTCCATCGCCCACTATACGGCCGACCGCAGCGAGTACGAGGCGGCGGCGAGGAACCTCTTCGCCGCCATCGAGGCCGGTATCGTCAAAGCGCCGAATGTATCGAAATACAGGCTCGGCGAGGCCGCGAAAGCCCATGAAGATATGGAAGCCCGCCGAACGCGCGGATCGATCATCCTCATTCCGTGA